ttCAGCCTTAAACAATACTTGGtccagtttgtgtttgtcattatGCAAAAGACAAAGCTTCTACCTTGTATGGAGGTGTAAGGTTTGTGCATGGGGCTCCAAGCCTCTTGGTGTTCACAACAACCCAATAAAGCGCACATGTCTGAGATTCCAGTCCGTCTACTTGGTCTTATTCATTTCACTGCTCATGAACTAAGTCATCTTTATTGTCCCATTGCATGTGACTGTGATATTTATTCTACGGTCAGACACATTAAAGActgcaaataaaaagatgaacacaTTAAAGTCTAGACTCAGGGTATTGATGGCACTTTTTGTCATACAACCATGACAATGGGTCTTTCATGAAAGACATGATGTCACAGTATGATGTCACTGATGGCTGAATTCCATAGTTAAGTTTCAGACTTTGTGTTGTGCTCATTGTGACGATGAGGACAACTGTAAAAAGAACCAAGGGAAATACGGCTGCGTATGTCCAGTCAAAATACAGTGTTTCATTGAGGAGTGTTCACCTGTATCATTTATGTGTACTTCCTGGTGTACTGCACAGTGAAATAATGTTTATGTGAAATACAAGAGTCTCTTTCTTCAACAACGGTTGTTTAATCCTCATTGAGTTTTAAATCCTCAGTAGTGGCTGTCGGCCTAGTCACACAATATCTATTACACATTACTTCAATGTACAAACTCGTGATGAAACCTAGTGAGTCAGACTCTTTTTCAACCTGTAAAGAAGCTGTAGAAACTTTTCTTTAACGTTGCATCAAATTCAACCGCAGATAATCTTTTCATGTTGAattaacaaacatttctgtctgtaaaCAAACAGAGTTACAATATAAAGTcgttagaaaagaaaaaagtctgaaTGATACAATAAAGAGTCCAGAGATCAACTTTCAgggacaaacaacaaacatcagttCAAATCATTCTATTTCTCAGACTTTGAGCAGAGCGAACCCTCtttaagacacaaaacaacacaaacacaaacaacaagctTTTCCTCCACTGGTGAAACATCTTCTCAAATAAATATCTAGAAGAACAAGAAGTAAAGAGATTGTTGGACTCACTGAATGTTCTCAGGAGAGAAGAGACTGAGATCAGCTgtttggagacagagctggtACTGGACCAGCTGCTGTGAGGCCATCTGTCCACAGGGAGGCGCCATCATGATTTCTACTTCTCCATATTTAAAGGCAGAAAGGCGGATCAATTAATCACACATCAATTAAAGAGAAAGTTTGGAAactttctattatttttacaatatttattatctatttaatACTCACTCCTACCTTTTGAATTCAACGGCTAATGTGCAATGTATTccactgtatatatactgttttatttgcactagtgtattggtacttgtatttttagttactcttattttctgACACTATTGCAtgtgagttgcttgaggtgcctgggatttaagattttcattgccaacatgtacgctgtatctgttgtgcagatgacaataaaacctttgaacgcTGAACTGTTTCAATTGTAAATATAATTTctgttatatttctattttatatttCCATGCTCTTATATTGCATGTTTCCTTATCTATTACTTTTAGCAAAGTCTATTTTTTGACTATCGGCTGACTGGACTTTTCCATGAAAACTTTTCTCAGAATTTCTGATTGCAAATAAtccgtttttctttttcacttgaCACTTCAATCAATGGTTTTCTCCCCTCAAATGTTGTTCTACAAAGTTCTGTCGACCAAGAGTTAGAGAACCAATACCTGCCCATTTACTTATATCAGTATATTCATTAATGTTCGTATGTCCTCATACATATGCACAAATAACAGCAACATCCTCATGCAACCATTATGTGCCAGCTAGTGAAAGGTGCATATCGTGTATCcctttatttttagatttgactTTTCACTTGCTCTCTAATCTACTTCTTTGTGACCATCTGCAGCTCTAAGTGTATTTCCctattcattaattaattaaaattctgCTTGAACATAAATGCATGTTATCATCCAGTAATTTAACTCCCAGAAATAACCTATTCTGATATTATTTATGATCTTTAATTATTTAGAATTTTGGATGCAAGAGCTCGGCATTGTTACATAGCCACTTTGGAAAAATCCCATATTTCTCCCCAAGTCTTTATTTGTGAAATGAGCCGTCTCAGTTCCTTGATGTGAAGACTAACTGCCATAAATGTCCTAAGTACATGTATGATTATCCTGATTAGATGCTGCTTTATGAATACCATTAACCGTTttgtgattaaaacattttttttttaaaacaagacaaaaccaGAGATTTGCACTTCATCTCCAAACAGACTTTAATATTGTCAACCTCTAACACAATCCTGCTAAAAACTGAATTAATTGACAGAAAAAGGTGAAATCAATGCCCTTcaatacatatgtatatatatattttttcctctttacatATGTTTGGAATTACTGAACACGGTTTAGGAAAACGTTTCCAAAACAACTTCACAAAGTGACAAAGTCTTCAGTAGCGGACATTAACAGTTGACTGTTCATCAGTAAAATCAGTTAGGGCATATTAAGTAGCTGCTGTACTGTACTAAAGTGCAATAACATCTTCAGTCTCtttttgtgtggaaaaaaataatcactGGAAACAATAAAAGGGatgaaaaaaaaggtagaaacttAAGAGTTAAAACATAGAATGTTAGCTAAACAATTAAGACCAATGGTTAAAAATTaagattatattgttttaaaaaaagacaggaaagactgaacagaaactgaaatcTCTGTAATTGAAGGGACATAACGTCGAATCAGGATGTCTACTTCAAATTTGTGTAaagttgaaaatataaatatataaagctATCCTATGTGTAAAAGGATGATTTATGGTAACACGGTGCGCAGctcagaaaaagaaactgtatccggattaaataaaaatgatcaagaaaaaaaattaaaagtgctTCACTGCCCTTAGATTCTCTATCAACAAAACCAGTTAATATCACAGTTACTGTactatttcattatttacacataaatatttgcaacatcACGTTTTGCTATCTTCGTTTTCAGTGTTCTCCTTTTAAGTACacttgaatataaaatgaaattcagatCAACCACACAGTCCCTCCACTCGGGtgacaagcagcagcagagacgaaAACCTTCACGCTGTcctaaatatttcattttgtgcCATTATGAGTGTATCAATGCACTGAGACACTCTTATTGCTGTctgtttaacattttcacacacaaaacgCTAAAATATCCAGATTAAAGCTGTGATCTATAGGTTTGATGGAAACCAGGAGGACGAAAGGCGTTTTGCCTCATATTTCACTTCACGAATCAACGAGCACGACGCCCAGCGACAGCTCGAGCGCAGGCGCGCCGCTCCGAAATTGAATCAACATTCAAATTGTGAGCGTCAACATTTACTTTGAAAGCAGAAATTAAATGGTTGAATCTGTTATGAGCAAGAAGCAGACTTGTTGACACGCTTGATCTTAAACATTAAGGATTAGAGGGTAAATCGAATACATTTTATCAGACAGTACGATGAGGCTGGTGCATTTTGGGAGATCGTGAACAGCTacgcaaaaaaacaaacaacacaaccaaacaaaaacatcaggGCTCAAACTCCTCCTTCCACATTTCTTGCaaaaattttcatttttcattggtacaaatacaaatctgttTGATTACACAACAAATCTATAAGGTATCTAATACACcaaataaagaatatttatgATTCAATGAATTACTCTTCTGAAGGTAAAGAAAACCCAAACCTGCATATAGAATGAAATTTGCAGCTAATAGAGACTCAAAATAAAGGATTCTTAAAATAACCAAACCAGACTTTTTCAGGCCAAATTACAATAAGAGCAGGGGCATCATCATAACGAGCGAATTTCACGTCATGTATTTTACACTTATTACTCAACGAGCCATGTGTAGGTGTAGTATACCTAATACTACGAATAAAGTAGCACCGCAATTCAAAGGCAAACCCTGTTTTGTTATCGTTGAAATACGACAACAACTACATCCTTTAGAAACAAAATACCTTTAGTCAGAACCACGGAAGCATTTCAGTGCAGGTGTGGTCTGAATCTGGTGTAAGGAATATCAACTGTGTGAACTATTAAAGATGTTGGAGTGTGATTGAACTTTGACTCGCTGTGGTGCTGTGCTGGGGAACATCCAATCAATTCTTTGCAAAATAACACACGTAAGGAATgcacaacaaacagaaactcaTATAATATATGTTTGTGGCTCACTGCGTCTAAGCAAACCTTCTACACAGTAATGCCGTCTGGATGAATTATGCTTGACAATAGTGCTTCTGAGGAAAATGCATAATAACCTGGTGCCAAATGCAACTGAAACGCTGAACCCAGAGGCCCGTGGACTGAGaacaagcagcagaagaagacaaGGATAAGTGTTTGAGAGGCAGTGAGAAGGGTTTCTGAGAACTGACAGCAACGTTACTACAAAGCTCGGTGAACAGTGTATCTACATTGAGGGTGAAATCCACGTGCACTTGTTCCTGAGCAAATCTCTGCTGGAAATGTGGCGCTGAGGAAGATGATCGGATGAAGCTACAGACATTGAAGAGAGTTTGACGTCAGGCTGGAATCCACACTTTTAGCCGATGTCAGGTAGGTCACTTCTTACCATCTTCTCATTTTCTACACGGCTGAGGGAAAACGGGCCAGTTCGGCTGCGATCAGAAGATGTCGGGGCAAATTTCCCAGCTGCCTTGGTCCTTCGCCTCCCAGTAACCCCCCTTGTAGACGTGCAAGGTCTCTCCGGATACGGGGTCATCTAACTTCTCAAACCACAGGGCTTGGTAGTTGTCTTGATGGGCAcctgaaggaaaagaaagatcTTTTATCGAGATGGAAGGGAGCCACGGCAACACATCACTGCTTAAAAGAAGCTGCTATGCTCTCAGGTGGGTGAATAAGGAATGAACGTAATAACATTAACATAATAGTGCACCATAtctaaaggttcagtgtgtacgtTTTCACTAAtgggtttcatctaaattgtacaaattgtcattttctttaccctagaacgAGCCCTTGTATTTAAATACCATACATTTACATTAGGAGCggctcctctctacggaggccgacatgttttttacagtagcccagactggacaaactaaagaactttctaatgacaactgaagctaccacaggttctccgtcatgtttggaaggggagggtgaggtgaggggtgttcagctgcaacatgaaacctcaccgctaaattctacacactgaagctttaaagCAAAACTGGTCTGCACTAGAGCCCAACCGATATATCAGCTGGCCGATTATATCtgtatcagtgtttgtttgccGATATGAAACCTTATATTTTACACAATCtgcccccaaaaatccatatcagcTGGGCTCTAGTTAGGACTCGctaaaaaacaaagcaattcATTCCTCATCATGTGGAGCATTAGACTGTTTGATAACCTCCCGGGACCAGAGCATTGTGATCAGTGCCTAATAGGTTACTACTCTAAAACACAGTATTACAAAGCTTGGCTTGTTCTACACATTCTACTATTAGTGGCATCTAGTCTCCACTGATACACgcttacaaaacaaaaaagaacgAAAGAGGGACAATGGAGATCGGGACTGATGTTACTTGCTTTTGACTGAAGCTCCATTAGCACCGTCCTTTCCATCCACTAAGAGAGAGTAAGTTGAAAAAGGACGTAAAGAGGAAATGATGGATGATGAACGATTTTTTTCTTGTCAAATAAAATCTGGAATTTACTAAATTACTAGAAAATCGGAGAGAACTGCTCTGTATTGAATATCGAGACCAGAATACTTGCTTAAAAGGGGGAGGAGTGATGGTCCATGAGGGGCTGAAATAGAATGAAGGATGAAGGAATGAATGTTTGGAGGTTATGAAATACAAGAGTGGCTATGACCGACAAGTGGTCAATGACACAAAGGAGAACAGTAAGTGAAAATGTAAGGAGCTACTTGCATGCAACAGGTGTATGAGGGGGAGAGTCCTCTGTGTCAGCTGAGCAACACCAGCACAAAAAGAAGACGTAAATCCACAACTCAGAGAATGAAATGCCGGCAATTTGTTGTTTGTGGACATTTTGAAAGTGCTGTTTGTGGCATCTTAAGCACAAGAGACATGTTTCTtttacatcacatcacaacCCTCAAATTTAAGGCCACGTTTCACATTAATGCCATTGCTTTGTGTTACAAAGTGTATCTTTGCTTCTTCCGGTTTTTTGTGACCTCTGTTTATGCTGACGAGCCCTCCGCCCATTTTTACTGTCATACAATACCTTTAAATCTTCGTCAATGAGGTTTGTCTGCATTTGTCTGGTAATAATTGCGATTGAATTAAATTTTGGAACCCATTagattttggtgcggatccagtgAATTTGAACTTTCTGTGTCGGATTGGGGCGTTTTCACAGTTTagttgatttctctgagaataatttgtggatcttgattcAAACAACATGTGGTTTCATAGAGGGACTGGTGGAGATATGCACTAGTGCTTTTCAAGTTGTCATAAAACTAATAGACTGATTCTTATTTAATCTATCTTAGAAAATGCAATGTCGTGTGAAGCCAATGTAACTCAAACGCTGTTCAGTGCTGGCCTTGGTTGTTTGAAGGAATTATACAAACACTTCACAGCACACattgtaaaaatataatgaTGTCAAATGGCCGATGACTTTTGTCAATGTGTGACGTAACTTTATCCACCATGAAGATGAGCAGTTAAATATTCCTGACTGTCTGGCTCAAAATAGCGACTTGTTTCTCTACAAATACCTGCAATTGTTTGAGTAACTATGGAATCTTTAGAACAGAGAAACAGGCGTCTGTGGATATACTAAGGTCATGTCTTCCTCACAGTGTTGTTAAAATGCCACTCAAAGCACTGTTAAAATGTACACGTTATGTTGAACAGCGGTGATACTTGCTTTCATCAGTAACCTCACTTGCTTCTGTGCCAGTCTCCTGTGCATCAGCTAAATGAGACAAACGAATGGAGGGACAGTAAAATGTGAATGAGACGTTATTAAAACAACGTCGAAGATATTTACTGAAGCACCTTCCCATaacacacgcaaacaaacaggtgtgtgtgtggtaaagatTCTTGAATCAACATAACTAGGGTGGGGAGAGACTAAGCGGAGAGTACTTGCTTTTCAAGGGTGAGTCATTGACTGAATCCTCAGTGACAGCTTAGGGTTGAGACAGAGACAAGCAGACAAAATATACCGAGACAGACAAAGTGGACAAAAGATGaatggacagaaaaacattggacagaaacacaaaacaaataaatgaactcCAAACCAAGTGgccctctttcttttcctacCTTCCTCAGGTGAGCAGGCGACTTTAACGGCttccctctccctttctctaCGGGCCGTGCGCTGTTTTTCTTCTAGCCTCTGTTTCTCTGCGTTAGCCTCGTCCCAGCGGCCGTCCTCCATTAACCGCTGGTCAGGGCGACGACGACTGTCTGTTGGCGCCACTCCCTCCTCAAATTCATTGAGAGTCAAGGCCAGTGTGGAGAAGAAGTACATgttctctgctccctctctggaaAGTCATTACGATAAAACGATCAGATGCACAAAGCCAAACTACAGCtctgtttgtttaaaagcactttgctttaaaaacagcaactcacggtaatgggttctttctccAGATTTCTTTGGCTTTGAGGGTCTGATACACAGTCCTCTGTTTGCCCTCTGTGCCGTTCTCGCCTTTACTGCTCTGCATTACCCGAGACAACTCCATCTTCTCGTCCCATGTTCCTGACAGCACATAGTGGGCCTTTCCATCCTTATCTGTTACTACTCCGGTTACCTGAGAGACAAATACAGCTGTCAGTAATCAATGGAATATTAAACAATCTGACAGAAGGCAGCACAAGACTTTATAAAATGAATAAGTGCTCTGGTTTAACATACAGGAAGTTCTATAccataaaagaaaaagacaaaatacaaaatccCACCTTTCTGGGTACATCTCTGGAGAAGTAACTGTAGGGAGCAAACTTGAGGTGGCAGCGATCTCCTGTCTTGTGGTTCACCACATCTATCTCCCCTGACTGGAGGCAGAGAGCgacaaaatgttttgctggCAGACGACTTGGTGTATGAAAGCATCTATATCACTTATTGTTTCTAAATAATTTTACAATCACCTGATCGATCCACAGTTTCCCCACAATAATGTTGTGGACTGTTGTAGTTACTTTTTTCCAAGAGTAGTGATTGTCGCTcttatcaaacaaacactggatAGAACCTGAAAACagagattttcatttgaatcctgctaaattaaaatgtttttgactttttttttctataacaACATAAgttataaaataacataaatacaaTGAATACAAGTATTTTAACATGTACACGGTGACAATGTACACTGATTAATAAACTGATTAAAACATTAACTCACCCAGGGGCATGATAGAGAGATATTTTCCTCTAAACTTGCTGGCCAGACTTATTTCCTGTCTGAGTGTCCAACCCTTCTCAGAGATggcatgatgagctgcagcaggtggGTGGTGACTCACCTGAGAAGAGACCAGATGTAACAAAGTTAGTCAAAGGCTTGAACCTAGTCACGGAAACAAATATGCCTGTTTACACACTACaaccatatttatttttcagaggTGGATTGTGGATCTATGCAAGACTTCAAGTCTCAATTGAAACAGTtagaaaaagcaaacaaagctTGTTAACTGCAACTGTGTTTCGTGGTTAGTCGTGTTATTTCATCATACCTGCTCACACAGGGAGCGGTAGCCACACTCTCTGAGTCGGTCGAGCTCAAAGGTTTCTCCCAGCAGTGGATTGAAGGGTTTCCCTGTGCGGTGGACAGTCGTAGAGTAGGAGGAGACCGTGAAAGCGGCGACGTAACACATCTGCTCCAGAGAACTCTGACATTTAGCACCCTTGTCCAGCAGCTCGTAGTATTCCAGGTCTTCGGACAGACGTTGCAGCATGGAGAGGGGCTCATTGAAATTTACCTGGCAGGTGCGGGACCACACAGAGAAGGAGTTTGGTTACTTCTGATCTTTCTCAAAGAAAAGCCACCATATGTGTCAAAACGTGTACAGGTTTCTTACAGGCATTGGTATCTTTGAGAGCTCCTTTCCAATGCAATTCTTCATGATGCTCCACAGATTGAGGTAATAGTTGGGCTTGTCAGGAATATGAGTCCGTCTCTGTCGAACTGGCTCTAGCTCCAGAGACTGAGGAGACTCCGGATTAGATGCCAAAGACAGTTCATCAAACtgaaggaagaaaaggaaaacattgtTGAGGGTAAGGtgactttgacatgatgacaagCAGAGACAACATgtgaatacaaatacaaactttaaatcaaactcaacacacattcacagactgatCGTCAATCCCGGTCTCACTGCTGAACCCACTAAGATTACTGCCAGATCTTCTGTGGAAGAGAGAAACAAGACAACAGATATTTCAaaactcaaaaaataaataaaagatacaaaaaaaaagatcaacaaaATCCCtgacatttgaaaaatgaaagacaGTAAATAACCTGTGATACTTGGGGTCAGCAGGGACAGTTATAAACTCTGCTGGATCTTCCATAGCATCAAAGAACTCATTGTCATCATCCTCGTCACTGGCATCCCCCTTTCCTGAAACACCACCTAAAGTGAAGATAGACGGTGACACAATGAATGACTATGAGGCCCAATTGGTCTCGGAATGGCAGAGGTCTGTGTCATGGTCCAAATACGAAAGTTCAGCTGGGGTTGAGAGCCCTACCTTTGTTACCTAAAGCGGGATTGCTGAATGAAGAGGGGAGAACAGTAGCTCCTCTGAAAGCTCGCTCCAAATGGTTGTGCTGTTTAGCCAGCTGCTCCAGAGTCTCCTCCAACCGTATCCTCTGGTCTCTCTCGGTCATTAAGGCCTTCTGCCAGCGCTTACTGTGGGTCTGGGCCATGCCGAGGAAGTCTCGACATGCCTTGGGGagcatgcaaacacaacagcaacatgttAGGGAAAGGGCCGACAACCGTGTGGTGTGTTCTTACATGATTCACGCTGGGGAGACATACGTTGATCATGGCATTAGAGGTGATTCGGAACAGTGTGGCCCTCTCTGTGACTTGTCTGATCTTCTCCCCCATGTCGCCTCCAACACGAATCCCCTCCAGTTCTGACAAAGACCTGTGTGTTAAGAAGAGAGGAATAAATTATGAGACAAgcacatcaaatatttaaattaccATCACTCCTCTTTTTGTTGGATAATTCTTTCTAACGTGGTCAAACTGCTCAGATAACTGATACCTTTGAAGGGCAGAACCATGCTTGACAATGAGATCGTTGCAGGTGGTGAGGTCCTCCACCTTGCTGCCCATTGTTCGAAGTGTGGACTGGATTTCTGAGTTACGGCAGCCCCCACCCTGTCCTGCGGTGGGTGGAGCTGTGGAACAATCGTCACCGGAGTCATCTGAGGAAGAAGACGGGAAAGATTATATGACGAATTTTGCACAAAGAGAAATCCCACACTGTGCCTGACACAGATGCTGCTTCATTAGCTGAACAGGATTTTCGTATTATGTCTCCCATCAACGTTTCTGCTCTCTCACCAGATTCGGCCTGCATGCGAACAGCCTTTGCTTTGGCAAGCTCGAGCGCCGTGATCCATCGCTGTCGCTCCACCTCTGAGCTGGCCTTCAGGTGGTAGGTTTGCGCTCCGCCGTTGGAAATGACAAAATTGCACGAGTCCTCCACAGCAATATTGGCCGTGGCCAAGTTGATGGTGCCTCTGCATGTGTGACCCATCTCTGCCTGGGTCCTGATGGCAAACGAATGATGAATGAGTGAAggacattaaaacacagagatCTAAATAACTGATGTGTGAAATCAGGAATATTATCcaaccatttcattttcataagGCTGCTGAAATCACAATAAGTAGATATGACTTACCTGTAATACGACAGCAGTCCATTGCTCAAAACAAACCAGCGTCTCTGATAACCTTTTATGTAGTTAGTCCATTTGAAGAGCCAACCCTTGTACGTGTCTCCAGGGGTCGGAGTCGGGGGCTTCGGCTCTGACATCACAGCAGCCTGTGGTTTCACTGGGTGAGTTTACAgcctgagggagaaaaaaacccaataTACAAATCAATAGAAACACATTCATATTAGTGTTAAACATACTGCTCTTTTTTCATACATGTCTGTACAAACCGGTCTGGTGACACATCGATGCCAGAACTATTTCACTTGACTGACAAGGTCATTAATGCCATCTTATCATTAGCATACAAGAAGTAAAGTTGTGTTGGCTGGAGGACTTTGGGAAGAAAATAGCAAACGTCAACAAACTTGAATTCCTAACAACAGCTGACCACAGAATGTTTGCagcaatcattttaatttgtagtacaAATGTTGAGCTTGACAACTGTTGTTTACTTAACGTCACAGCTACGAAGGTTAAGTAAAAGATGACACACTAGATATAAAGGTTGTGTTATTAGTATCGCGCCATGTTCTCAGATTTAAGTTAGAATCTACCgaatagaaaacaaacaagcgATGGTGAGCACACACGACTCTGAACTGTGCAGCTGAGGTTTCATGCGTCTCAgcgaaaactgtgaaaatagaGGAAAAACCCACGAACGACACCCGTGAACCGATCGCACCGGTTTCTCGTCCGCACCACGAACCCGCAGCCTGGATATCACGAGCAGGACCAAGAAGCCATTTCCAACCAGCGAAGCTGCTAATACCGTCCGTTGCTAAGCTCGCTGCTGCGCTAGCTAAACAACAGGAAGCTGTCAAACGAGCTGACACGTCGAGGACGAAGCGAACCGACGCATTTAACcactttctctccgtctcccgGTTTTTCACCGAGATTAACAATGTCAGATACGTTCGTGTTATTTCCAGACACTCACCTTTTTCCGTGCAAGACTTCAGCTGAGCATGTCGCGTCGGGTGAAGCGGCCGATAGCTCGCTGGCTTTAGCTTTGGTGCTAACTACTTTGGCTGTGCGACAGAATAGCGGTCGATCCGCCCCCTAGCCGTCAACTTTAGTTCCGctctataaaataaatgttctgcAGCTCTCAactagaaataataataataataataatgatgaaaataatcatcattattgtattttatatcattattatcacaTCACTTACCAGAAGTCATTCTCACAGTATCAGCTTTATCGGTTATTCTAATAATCTGTGATCATATCTTTGTTTTTGAGTTGAGTGCATTGCATACAGGAAAGCAGATTATCCAATTAACTAAATTTCAGATGAATTTAATGCTATTGTTTGAACAGATTTTTATAATGAAATTATGTAAAATAAGAGGGAGACTGTGCAAGTTG
This is a stretch of genomic DNA from Paralichthys olivaceus isolate ysfri-2021 chromosome 8, ASM2471397v2, whole genome shotgun sequence. It encodes these proteins:
- the osbp gene encoding oxysterol-binding protein 1 isoform X9, with amino-acid sequence MSEPKPPTPTPGDTYKGWLFKWTNYIKGYQRRWFVLSNGLLSYYRTQAEMGHTCRGTINLATANIAVEDSCNFVISNGGAQTYHLKASSEVERQRWITALELAKAKAVRMQAESDDSGDDCSTAPPTAGQGGGCRNSEIQSTLRTMGSKVEDLTTCNDLIVKHGSALQRSLSELEGIRVGGDMGEKIRQVTERATLFRITSNAMINACRDFLGMAQTHSKRWQKALMTERDQRIRLEETLEQLAKQHNHLERAFRGATVLPSSFSNPALGNKGGVSGKGDASDEDDDNEFFDAMEDPAEFITVPADPKYHRRSGSNLSGFSSETGIDDQSVNFDELSLASNPESPQSLELEPVRQRRTHIPDKPNYYLNLWSIMKNCIGKELSKIPMPVNFNEPLSMLQRLSEDLEYYELLDKGAKCQSSLEQMCYVAAFTVSSYSTTVHRTGKPFNPLLGETFELDRLRECGYRSLCEQVSHHPPAAAHHAISEKGWTLRQEISLASKFRGKYLSIMPLGSIQCLFDKSDNHYSWKKVTTTVHNIIVGKLWIDQSGEIDVVNHKTGDRCHLKFAPYSYFSRDVPRKVTGVVTDKDGKAHYVLSGTWDEKMELSRVMQSSKGENGTEGKQRTVYQTLKAKEIWRKNPLPEGAENMYFFSTLALTLNEFEEGVAPTDSRRRPDQRLMEDGRWDEANAEKQRLEEKQRTARREREREAVKVACSPEEADAQETGTEASEVTDESAHQDNYQALWFEKLDDPVSGETLHVYKGGYWEAKDQGSWEICPDIF
- the osbp gene encoding oxysterol-binding protein 1 isoform X11, encoding MSEPKPPTPTPGDTYKGWLFKWTNYIKGYQRRWFVLSNGLLSYYRTQAEMGHTCRGTINLATANIAVEDSCNFVISNGGAQTYHLKASSEVERQRWITALELAKAKAVRMQAESDDSGDDCSTAPPTAGQGGGCRNSEIQSTLRTMGSKVEDLTTCNDLIVKHGSALQRSLSELEGIRVGGDMGEKIRQVTERATLFRITSNAMINACRDFLGMAQTHSKRWQKALMTERDQRIRLEETLEQLAKQHNHLERAFRGATVLPSSFSNPALGNKGGVSGKGDASDEDDDNEFFDAMEDPAEFITVPADPKYHRRSGSNLSGFSSETGIDDQSVNFDELSLASNPESPQSLELEPVRQRRTHIPDKPNYYLNLWSIMKNCIGKELSKIPMPVNFNEPLSMLQRLSEDLEYYELLDKGAKCQSSLEQMCYVAAFTVSSYSTTVHRTGKPFNPLLGETFELDRLRECGYRSLCEQVSHHPPAAAHHAISEKGWTLRQEISLASKFRGKYLSIMPLGSIQCLFDKSDNHYSWKKVTTTVHNIIVGKLWIDQSGEIDVVNHKTGDRCHLKFAPYSYFSRDVPRKVTGVVTDKDGKAHYVLSGTWDEKMELSRVMQSSKGENGTEGKQRTVYQTLKAKEIWRKNPLPEGAENMYFFSTLALTLNEFEEGVAPTDSRRRPDQRLMEDGRWDEANAEKQRLEEKQRTARREREREAVKVACSPEEGAHQDNYQALWFEKLDDPVSGETLHVYKGGYWEAKDQGSWEICPDIF
- the osbp gene encoding oxysterol-binding protein 1 isoform X13 — protein: MSEPKPPTPTPGDTYKGWLFKWTNYIKGYQRRWFVLSNGLLSYYRTQAEMGHTCRGTINLATANIAVEDSCNFVISNGGAQTYHLKASSEVERQRWITALELAKAKAVRMQAESDDSGDDCSTAPPTAGQGGGCRNSEIQSTLRTMGSKVEDLTTCNDLIVKHGSALQRSLSELEGIRVGGDMGEKIRQVTERATLFRITSNAMINACRDFLGMAQTHSKRWQKALMTERDQRIRLEETLEQLAKQHNHLERAFRGATVLPSSFSNPALGGVSGKGDASDEDDDNEFFDAMEDPAEFITVPADPKYHRRSGSNLSGFSSETGIDDQSVNFDELSLASNPESPQSLELEPVRQRRTHIPDKPNYYLNLWSIMKNCIGKELSKIPMPVNFNEPLSMLQRLSEDLEYYELLDKGAKCQSSLEQMCYVAAFTVSSYSTTVHRTGKPFNPLLGETFELDRLRECGYRSLCEQVSHHPPAAAHHAISEKGWTLRQEISLASKFRGKYLSIMPLGSIQCLFDKSDNHYSWKKVTTTVHNIIVGKLWIDQSGEIDVVNHKTGDRCHLKFAPYSYFSRDVPRKVTGVVTDKDGKAHYVLSGTWDEKMELSRVMQSSKGENGTEGKQRTVYQTLKAKEIWRKNPLPEGAENMYFFSTLALTLNEFEEGVAPTDSRRRPDQRLMEDGRWDEANAEKQRLEEKQRTARREREREAVKVACSPEEGAHQDNYQALWFEKLDDPVSGETLHVYKGGYWEAKDQGSWEICPDIF